The nucleotide window gcaaaaacagataaataaaaaccactTTGAACCCAAATTCCATCACCAAAATTCCTATATCAATGATGTTCAAAAATCATGACTTCATAcacttttgaatttaaattaataattcatATGCCATTTTTAGTAGAACTAGTAATTACTGATAGTGAACTAGGTAATTCCCCTCTTTATCTTCTCTTTCCATCATTTCAAATTAAGAGTGTAActtgttcaaaaacaaaaaaacatctttccCTACTAGCATTTCACTGACATTtttattagggatgtcccgatccgatcacctGGTTGACGACTCGATTGAAATCGGACTTTTCCCCttcgatcaggatcggatatttcatttattcttattatgatcagcactttatatttcaatcctattattccagataaatactccactagaagtctacttgtcatgaaaagatcacaaaatgttattcctGGAAAACGctgcagaaaacggcagcatcTCAAGCAGAAGGCTTAACAAAACAATCCTGTTAagctagatgatcacagattcagacttccgggaccattaactcttttaaaaacgctctacactgacagcaagtgtctctgttggtttgtcCTAACACAATGTGTTACAAAAGCATCGGACCGGGACTCGGTACcttcaaatccacaaaatcGAATGAcccggaatcggatcgggccaaaaaaaacctgatagAGACGTCCCTAATTTTTATCCAAAGCAACTTTGTGGTTACTTGCTACAAAAGGTGGCAATGTGGAGTACAAATGCCTTAAGAAGCAATAACCATCCGACCTGGGATTTAAATTCTTGACCAACCAGAGGGCAGACTGGCTTCTCAATtctcaaagaaacaaacaccagAAAATAAGCGTGTATTCTAATTTGACTTTACCATTGTCAGAACACTCTGATCCCACCGAGCCCAGAACCAAAGAGCTGGCGTGGTTCTCTGAAGGAACCTGATCTTCAacatgaaaaacagattttggatCCAGATATGGAGATGGATTCCTACATGGGTAAACTTGTCATGAGCTGCTTTGTGAATGAGATGTGTGCCTGATAGAAATCCGCTTTATTGTTTGGTGTCAGTGTTACTTGATGGTAAATACCTTGTGGTCTGAGTGTGTCTTCTACTGTTGTAGGATTTTCTTTATCCACTGGGGAGAGGAATGGAGTTCCTCTGTATTTCTCGGGCGCTCCCCGGTTTCAGCACACTGGACAAGTTGTAATTTTCACTCGTACCGGAAGACACTGGACTGTACAGCAGAGACTAGAGGGGACCAAGGTCAGTCATAAATAAGGCCTATTAGAATTCAAATTGAAAAGGTGTATTCTCATTTGGTGCTGAAAATACTTGAATTCAACAAATGCTTTGACTCTGCTgggaaagttaaaaaaaactgttcaccAACTTTCATGATTACTAAGAGGAAACCGCAGAACTTCCTGGCAACGCCACAGCCTTGTGCATTAGCAGAAAACTCTAGATAGCTGTTGAGTTGCCTTAAACACCATAAATACAGATATTATACCCAACAGGTCGGTTCCTATTTTGGCGCGGAGATCTGCACTGTCGATATTGATTCAGATGATAGCACTGACTTCCTGTTGGTGGGAGCTCCAATGTTTTACCAGCCTCTACAAAAGACAGAAGGCAAAGTCTATGTCTACGCACTGACCAATAAGGTGGGTCATCGTGACACTTAAAAGACTGACATTATTGACACATTCATTTTGAAATAGTGGACATCTTTGTTTCCTGTAGATGCAACTGGAAATGAGGCTGAGCCTGACGGCTCCCTTTATGGGGAGATTTGGCACCACCATATCTAGCCTTGCTGATCTGAATGGAGATGGACTCCGAGATGTAGCAGTTGGCGCCCCTCTGGAGGACGATAACCATGGAGCTGTGTACATTTATCTCGGAGACAGAAATAGTGGGATGCGCCACACCTTCAGCCAGGTGACAGAAAATAAACTCTAGCAAAtgtccaaatgttttcattctgttAAGATCCCTGACTTTAAATTTTCAGCAAACAAACAACTTGACAAAGATCAAAcagaaatccagaaaaaaaaatcacgtttcCAGAGATTTCAAAACATATGTTGAGTGTTTTAGGTCTAGAACAGAGCCTCTCACCAGTATGAAAAGCCTGTAACTCTTCACCAGTGTCCACAATGCTTTCTGAAGACATGCAAGACCGCCCATCTCTAACAAATTTTCATAacctaaatgaaaaagtttaacTCATCTAcaagtttcatttttgtataAGCAACCCATTTTAAGACAGCCAAAATATTACACTAATTTGACTTCAATTCGTACGAaagccctaaagggacatcagaaaaaaaagaacagttacGAACTTGTTTGCATGAGATGGGCTACTGGAAGAATTGAGATCATTCGGTAAATTCTATTGGTATCGGTGGATACCAATTGAGAAGAATTTTTTCCGGCATCTGCAAATAATTATGTTcagtcattattattatttattaattagttattaattcataaaaaaacagccctactatttttattattttgtttgttttttacaggaaactttttaatgcaatttagaTTGAACTTGATTAATAATATCCCTCATGCTATCcaatggggtccagatgaccccatccttacattgaggtgttagcccttccatgacaatgGTGGacaaggtggacaagacttcatgtctgtcattggacaccagtaaagactgaaaatcactgaaaaaaaaaagatcagcgcactgtcttgtggggtccagatgaccccacttttaatgtaaacaagcctaggagagcggaagggtaacaaaaaatgtcatgaagatcaaaaaggttttgttcttgttttagaGAATCAGTGGAAAGAGTTTTCAACCTGCGATGAAGTTGTTTGGTCTAGCCATTGATGGTGATGGAGACCTTGGACATGATGGGCTTCCAGACATTGTGGTTGGATCACAGGAGGCTGCTGTTGTTTTAAGGTATGATTGTTGTGAGCTCTATGCGAGAATcatgaaaatattaattaagTGCCTTTCCtgcatgcattttatttattgcatttgaGGGTGAAATTAATACCTCatcattaaatgttttgttaaaaacggaatgctgattttttttttataacaaataatTATATGCTATATgtcaaactaataataataatccataGGATTTTCTGCACTGACGTTTATATAGTTACAATGTCTATCATTTTATACTTTGTGAAGATAAGGtactgatgtagccacagctgccctggagCAGTCTGACAGAGGCATGACTGTCCGTGCGGACCCAAGACCCTCTGACCATCACTCCAACATAAATACACATTCAAACACCACACTGGAGGTAGGGAGGGTAAAGCGTCTCGTCCGAGTACGCAGAAACAGCTGACTAGGAGGAGCGGGGATCGAACTGCCAACCCTTCGATCATTGGTCAACCTGCTCAACGACCTGAGCCGCGGCCGCCCGACTAAAATCACAGCGTACTGTTTTAGGAATGTGAAACAATCCTAACAGACAGTGAGACAGATTTGTATGAAAAGTAAATTGATAACTAAATGAATGATTGAATTAATTTTCCTTCATGCGATGTGTTCCAGGTCTAAGCCAGTCTATAACGTTGAGGCTCACCTGTCGTTCCATCCTGAAGTGATAAGTATTGACGAAATCGATTGTGTAAGCAGCGATCATGAAGTTCTGCCCATGGTTAACCTAACaacatgctttaatttaaagGAAGCAACAGGTAGAAGAACCAAACTCATAaatggtagttttttttttaaactgtcggTATTAATGTTTTTCGGGACCTGCTGTGTGCATTTGCAGAAAAAGCTAATCTCACACTAGGAATCCTGTACACGCTCAGTGTGGATTTAATGAGACAAACCCATCGGGGATTCTTCAATCCAACTGATAAGAAAACCAAGAGTCTTGACATCCACTATAACCTCACCACACAAGCGACGTGTTTCAATCATTCAGTCTTCATGCCGGTATGACTATTCATGAAATACTTCCTTTTTGCTCATTATCATGCATCTCCACACTGATTTAAACTCCTCTTTTCCTCTGCAGAAATGTGTCAAAGACACCTTAGCTCCTATTCCCATTAAGTTAAACTTTTCCCAGCCTGATAATGAGAACGCAATTGCCGTCCTAAACACAGACAGTAAGAAGGAGGCCATTTTTGAGGTTCGTACTCTGACAAATGTTGCACTTGGTAGGGGTTtatgccttaaaaaaatctgaaaaagattaaatatttaaaagataatGGAACATGTGGGATAATGTCAGAGCAAGTCAGATTCATTTTctcattcaaatatttaaaccaTACTGGTTAAGTTTAGGTTTGTGACAGGAATAAGCTGTACTAAATCAAtgtttcaatgaaatgttttagtctgatggtgtgttttcatgtgttctGCGGTTTTATTGGATGAAACATCGAAGACACCaactttttactgctacaaTGTAAACGAGAAAATCTAAACACTGTCACTCTCAATTGTtgtgcaacataaaaaaaatatgtgattttgAACAATCTATGTCTAAGTGATACATTAATCTTTCTTACAGGGAGCTAAAGCTGCACTTGTGTTTTCTTAATGGCAACAAAtgtagaaatatttattttttctaagcAGATTTCATTTGAGAAACGATGCAAAAGGAACAACACGTGCATTGCTGAACTGGACGTAGATTTCAACTTCATGTAAGCATATCTGAGATACACAGAGCATCCATGCTATAACAGAATTTATGTCTCTGACTTGATGTACTTTGAATCTACAAGGACGCCAAAGCTGTTGGTGTCTGAGCAGAGTTACTTCAACGTTTCCATGCTACTGGTCAATAATGGGGACGACTCGTACAACACCAGCTTGACCGTGCTCCACTCTCCCGGCCTTTCCTTTTCCAGTATAAGTGTTACAAAGGTGATTCAAACTTTATCTGTCTGCAAACAAGGTCATTCTTAAGAGCATAAGGGATGAGCAAACAGCAGAACCAAAATCACAATCTGTCAGGGCACACACTATCCCTCTTAACCATTTTTTCACACCAAAAACCCTAGTGTTAGTTTGGTATCGTTTCCACAATGCATCTGGAATGTAGTTACAGTGCTTCACTTCTTCCACATtgttttatgttacagccttgtTTCTGAAtagataaaattaatttgtgtCCTTAACATTCTACACACAAAAGCCCATAAAAATGATGTAAAGAAATGAACAGTCCAGCAGAAAGCCAAAGCAATTCTTCCTGCTCAGGAGGAGGGTGCCAGCAAGAGATATCCGATACCTGTAAATGATCGGAAGTGTGGACTGACCAAACTCTCAGTTGTTGGTAAAGAGGGTCGTAACTTGAAGGTGAGAACCTGAACTAGCATGATAGGGACATGGACACCCCGAGGCTCTGATGAGAGCGAGTCTCGGCTCATGGCACAACCGGAGATCTCAGAGATCCCCCTCCCTGCATGGAGAGAGAACCACCAGTCCAAGGAAGCCAATGCTTAAGGGACCCGACCACCACTGTCGAGCGTCTGGCACCCTCCACCAAGGATGGGGAAGGGGACAAGATCAATGACCACCATTCTCTTTGTGTAACATGTTTGTTTAGAGAAAGATGTAGTTAAAATTGGTGTGTGGAGCATCATGGGGACACCTCCTGTTTATTGGCAAGTATGTTCAAGTTCCCACGCCCCCACCCCACGATAATATGCAATTAAAACCAAGTCGGTGGAAGCTGATCTGTATCCAAGTAGGAAGGAACCACTTCCaagggcggccgtggtgcagtggcagggcggtcgactcctgattagaagtgagcgggttcgactcccgccttgcccgcccatgtgtcgaagtgtccttgggcaagacactgaaccccgaattgcctctggtgggaggttggcgccagtgttcggcagcggagccactaccggtgtgtggatgtgtgaatgggtgaatgggtctatgactgtgaagcgctttgggccctcgaaggaggatagaaagcgctatacaagtatacgccatttacaaGTAGCCCAACCCCCAAAGTACGCCACAAATGCCCCTTCCCCTCCCATAACACCCAAATGAACTGTCACATAAGGAAGGAGTTAGCGGCCAGATTTTTGACTGACCCCAATTTTATCTGGAAGCACCTGTTGCCCAGCACCAAATCACTGGGCCCCTGGCCTCCCCAGCCAAGATGGCACATCGCAAAACTCCCCATTACACAGAAATAGAGGGAAACAAAATAGGAACAAGCTCCAGGGACATATCCAACCAACAAACCCACACACTTAAGAACTTTGCCAAAGCAAAAGCTATGGTCTGGACCCAAAAAGCTCAAGGCACCAGTCGGAACAACCCATGAGTGTATCACTGAGTACCTCCCGTAAGAACATCCCCATCCCACCCCCAGCCATAACGAGGGCTGACCAACAGACCACCCAACCCCGCCTCCACTA belongs to Oryzias melastigma strain HK-1 unplaced genomic scaffold, ASM292280v2 sc01600, whole genome shotgun sequence and includes:
- the LOC112141038 gene encoding integrin alpha-D, translated to MDKIKPIASEPKDKYVFKIEDYKGLDGIFKTLKNKIIIVEGSKVALAGNLTNEMSQTGFSAAYYKNTLIPPSPEPKSWRGSLKEPDLQHEKQILDPDMEMDSYMGFSLSTGERNGVPLYFSGAPRFQHTGQVVIFTRTGRHWTVQQRLEGTKVGSYFGAEICTVDIDSDDSTDFLLVGAPMFYQPLQKTEGKVYVYALTNKMQLEMRLSLTAPFMGRFGTTISSLADLNGDGLRDVAVGAPLEDDNHGAVYIYLGDRNSGMRHTFSQRISGKSFQPAMKLFGLAIDGDGDLGHDGLPDIVVGSQEAAVVLRSKPVYNVEAHLSFHPEVISIDEIDCVSSDHEVLPMVNLTTCFNLKEATGRRTKLINGTNLTLGILYTLSVDLMRQTHRGFFNPTDKKTKSLDIHYNLTTQATCFNHSVFMPKCVKDTLAPIPIKLNFSQPDNENAIAVLNTDSKKEAIFEISFEKRCKRNNTCIAELDVDFNFMTPKLLVSEQSYFNVSMLLVNNGDDSYNTSLTVLHSPGLSFSSISVTKATRQTLYKCYDLKEEGDGIQCGISHPVYRSGSSATFHLSFHVIKDIDWNDTMTMTVFGQSDNTNSSRIGSVTKTIKVQYEIRMAVTV